Below is a genomic region from Pleuronectes platessa chromosome 18, fPlePla1.1, whole genome shotgun sequence.
atgtcaaagaaagagtggaaatgtcccaaagcattgttttatatataaagcacatttcatacacagTTTATTATAAATTACAAGCAAAACCAAAGCGATACAAAGAGAAGAATGAAAGAGGTATAGGATAGAAGATAGATTTAAAGCAAGAAAAAGGATATATAGgtatgaacatttaaaaataagttGAAGGATAAAAATAACactaatatatatacagtgttaaatgattaaataaccCAATGACGTCACAAGCTTGTAAATAGTTTAGTTAGAGTGTCTTGCTATCAATAAAGTTTTCAATCTGGTTTTAGGTCAGATAAAAGTATAAATTCAAAACCAGGATTGAAGTGCATATTATCGTCACATGTAACAAGTAAGACATTGAATCCTAATAATATTCATATGTTTGATATAGTTAAAGCTGTCGTATAGAGAATCGAAGATACTTAGTTCCTGGCTaagagaatataaaaaaaacttaaaatattgCAAATTCTAAAGATAATCTAGAAGAAAAAATGGGTCAGACTCTCACAGGGATAATTGAAACTTAAGATTCCTCATCAAAATAATCATATATCTCTTAATTAATATTTGTTGGTGCCACCTGACACCTTTCGGTGGTGAAgtttaaaaacaaggaaaagttGAAAACGAGAATTTAACCTTTTGAATCAAGTTTGAATTGGAGTCGCCACGAAAGTAACACGTTGTGATTCCGTCCTGTCCCACGGCCCGTGAAGGCGTCGTGTGGACGTCATGCTAATGAAGGGGTTTTAACTCGTAATAACGTTGTTGTTCAGCTGTTAGCAAACATTAGCGCCTGCTAGCTGCAGCTCACGTGCACGTGTTTACTGTCACATGTGGAATAAAATAACAACACGAAGCTCAGCACTGACTGATCTGATGGGGAAGTAGCCTCAGTAGCTGTTAGCATCGAGCTAGGCAGCGTTATAGTGGAGTCTCCAGGCCTCTAATGTCACACCGGTGATGTGAAGAGATGCTGCAGCACAACGTGCTCGTCGCCGCTCGCACGTCTGCTGTTCAAACACTTTGATTTGTTCTGTGGACGCAGACATTGATGCCAGTGGCTGATCTGAGACGTTTCCTTTGTTTACTTTCTGAGCTGAAATCAAACAAAGCAGCTATGATCAGTGAAGTAGGTCAACATGAGCCATAATCCGGTTTCTAGGAGTAACGctgttataataatataatatagtgGAGTCACGGCTCActgattattgtttattttgtattattacacATCTGCCCCTTTAGGCCACGACATCCTTCAGTGTGTGGGAGGCAGCACTAAGTGTCTCATGCACAGCTCATGTAAAATTGTCAAGTgtacaacttctacaacaacaTTCTCATGGGTAGAAATGCTCGATCAGTTTTACAGAtacttaagataagataagattagatagatagatagatagatactttgtTGATCCAGAGGGACGTTTAGGAAAAGAACATTCCCCGCACGTTAAATGAAGCTGCATCTAATTGCACACGCATTCTTATCAgttccttaaaggttcagtgtgtagaattcagAGACACCTAGTGGTGAGGTGTCAtactgcagctgaacacccctcacccgcccccccttccaaacacgagagagaacctgtggaagcctTCAGTCGCTTCCCACAGAGTTTTGTGGTAAtacgtccagtagtttttgaggtactctgctaactaacagacaaacataagcagatgaaaacaaattttaaattGTTAATTTAGTCGTTCTCTCTTTCGCAGCTACTGAAGACGCTCAAACGACTCGGGGAACTTCCCATGACTGTGGACATACTGGTGGTAAATATCTGTTGATTGATTCATGGTTCATCCTTATGATTTCCAAAAACACAAAAGGGAAACTAAAGCTGTAGTGGTGAAATAGTTGAAAGTGCTCTTGAGCAATGCATTCAACCTAGACTGCCATTTTAGACGAGAGGGAACAGAGATGCTTTGCTCACTCAGCTCGGCTGAAGCTGGCCAAGATTTgaatgtaaaatgaaatgtgatatgTACCAGTGGAAGTTTTAGGTGTAAAACTTGTGAatagtttttaaattaaaccagTAAATCTATGCTTGAAAGCAAATGCAATGCAAATGAGAACAATCTGTGACCATGGACTCACTCGGCTCTGTTCTCTTGTAGGAAACTGGAGTGGGAAAGGCTGTGAACTCGTTCAGGAAACATGAAATCGCTGGAGAAGTTGCAAAAGGCCTCATAGCCAAGTGGAAGAAACTGGTTCCTCAGTCTGCAGACAGGTACCGTTCTGTTTTCCTTTGCCTCAACATGCAAactgtctgtgggtgtgtgtgaatcTGTTCCTGCAGTGATCATATACGTGATTTTTGGCTCTTTAAAACTAAGCGCTGTtcaattgtatttttttgtttagcaACAGATCACAACATGCATTATTTTGGATAAAGTCAACATTTCTCACAACAATCAAACatttgagctgttttcagacatgaactctgggaaaTGTCCTGAAATCGGGTCCTGACATTTTCCAAAGTGTGTctctcacatatgaagaacgcagcaggagattcacaataacaggaaaatgtctggagcattCAGACGTCGAGCAGCAGGAGGCtggacatgaagcacaagtttcACTGGGagctcagtggttttgtttgcagcacattgacaccatGTTGGCTCTTATAGGCAAAAGCTCTTGGATCTCATCGTCTTTCCGAGTTGACGTCTTTGTCTTCTGCACGTGTGGCTCCTCTTTGTCACTCTGACATACTCGCTCACggttttccagacattttcctgctgtgttttctggactcactcagacatttcaTGGGGACTTGAAGGAAAAGTTACAGAAactgtccagagcaactgattCTGACATTTGTGAGAAAATCTCCTGTTCTCTTCTCTCCAGTGGTTTAAATTCTCATCTTGCTGTAATGATGTACAGTTGTTCTCCAGGACAAGCACCCGTATTAATAACATGTCCCGTACACAaacctggaggaggcagggtttatgaccacCAGGGGGGGATCGCGAGGCTTTGGCGACACTGTCATCCGTCTTTATGTACAGTTTATGGTTTGCACAGTTGTTATCGTTTCAACCACTCTCCACCTTTCTCCCTCAGACCCAACAGTCACGCCATAGAAGCCTCTCGGCCACACCCCCACTCTCGAGGCCCAGAGGCAGGTGATGGAGGAGTTCACAGACGTACCCGGGAGCCCTCCCCCGAGGAAGAGCCCTCCTacatggaagaggaggaggcagaggaggaagaggagagaggctaCCACACCAACtactccccctctcctccccaacACAGGCAGTACAGCCCCCCACAGCGAGGAGGCTACCAATCAGACGAGTATGAGAGCCccgaacctgaacctgaacgtGAACCTgagcctgaacctgaacctgagccTGAGCCCAGTCCTCCTCACAAAGAAGTCCGCCACGCCAAACCATACAGAGATCCCAGCAAGAACCACCACCACGGGGATCGAAGCAGGGAGCGCGACGAGGAACGACGGCAACGCCACACAGAGACAAGTAGCaatcgaggaggaggaggagacgacgACGACGAAGACGAAGAAAAGAAACGTggtgcagacagagagagacgacaGAGTCCGGTACAGAAGCCTGCAAAACAAAGGAAGTCCACCACGCACGAGAGcaagagggaagagaagaagaaaggcgGAGATGAAGGTGAGTGTTTCTACTCCATCCTCAAACTGTAAATGAAGTTTCTCTTCTCACAGATAATCATGACTTCCCATAATTCCCTTCATCTGCTACAATTTGTCCAGGGCGACCACGAGCACCGAAGGAATCTCTATCcaaggaggtggaagaggacTTTGAGAGTCCCACCATGTCCTTCGAGTCCTTCCTCACATACGATGCCCCAATGGctgtcaagaagaagaagaagccatcGTCATCGTCGTCACACAGTCGGCCGTCTCACTCATCGTCCTCCTCATCGTCTTCCCATCGAACTCGCGCCCCTCCACCGcctgccacctcctcctcctctacctcctcctctaAAGCGAGCAAGGCGAACGGCGCTCAGAGTAAAAAGAGATCACATTcaagctccagctcctccgctGCTGCCCCGACGCCAGAGAAACGAAAGAGGGTAAGAGTTCAGAGttcttatttatgatttttaaatataaatctgtgttttaagCTTAGTGCATTTAAGCTGTAAAAATGAGAAAGTGGATCAAGTAGTGAAATGATGAATTTATTTAATTGCTGACTTTGATTCTCTGTagattgattcatttatttatcaactAATTGTTGCCGCTCCAAAATATAGCTTGGTCTGTtataaaaattgaaaatttgatGAGATCTGTGAATTGTAAAAGACGTTGTTTTGCCCGGATCACTCCAGGAAGCAgaactgtgcttttattttgtagaatcAGTTTCCTATCAACAGCAGCTTCCTCCGCATCCAGGCTAGTGCAGAGACGAGCTGTGACCTCGtagatttcaaagtaaaacaaaacctCTCTTTTGGGATTTATCGTCATCATCTTTTAGTTGGGCATCTTGGAAAGAATGATTTGCTTCCTCTCTTGTCCCTTTAACCATAAACCTGGGGCCATGAGGTTGTTAGATTAGCATTGAGGCTGAAAACAGGATGAACAGGTTGTTGTATCTCCAACTAACACCACCTCTTAAGCCATGTAACAATAATAGAGAGAAATAACAGAAGGTGCAATGGAAACTGTTTCTCTACAGTTATAACTTCTGTACCTGCTCATGGAACCGTCTTTAAGAAAGTCGGTTCCCTAATTGTCTTTTTGTGCATTTTTCCGTGTTTTCCTTTCTATAAAACCCTTTGAAGTTGCAGTTCCTGTTTGTTGacctgtgtgttttgttgtgtgcaGATGGTCGAAGCCGTTCCGACTCTGCCTGAAATCCCTCTGCCAGCAATTCAACCCAATTACAGACCCCTACCGTCCCTCGACATCACACCGCTGTCCCCTCAGAGACGTAAAGGTAACACCCTCCCCTTCAGATGAAGATGTATGCAGTGATGAATCTCCCACTCTCTTGTCATTATGAAGACTCATAGTGTCAGAGTGATCCTCGTATTACACCCGTTCCCCTATTTGTTTCCCCTTTTTACTGCCTGAGAAAAAACTACACACTTAATAATCTGCAATCCAGAGCAGCTCCCCGCCCCAGTCTTTTGTTATTTGTtccattaaatgtttttgtgagtGTGAGCGGTCAACTGTTACAGCATTTTACTGTATCTGTATAACTGTGCGGCCTTAAGACATCTCTCCCACTCAGATTAGATACCAAAATCCTACTCAAGGTTCCTTTCAGTTTCAGAATATAtcttcagcttctcctccttctctcagaTTTCACTCTTGTCCGTCTCTCCTTTCAGTTCCTGTCCTCAACGAGGAAGAGGACTCTGGCTTCACAGGGAAACGGTTCAACTCCAAGATGGTGGTCTACTCAGGGTCGAAGACGGCTTACCTGCCCAAGATGATGACTCTGTACGAGCAGTGTATCCGCGTGCTGCAGAACAACATCGACTGTGAGTGGAGCTGCTGCATTTTGCCGTCTTTAGATTaagagcagaaaaaaacacagatatgaACGTTTGGTGTCTCTGTTCAATCAGCCATCGATGAGGTGGGAGGAGTTCCATACGACATCCTTGAACCGGTTCTGGAGCGATGTACGCCAGAGCAGCTGTACCGCATCGAGCAGAGCaaccaggtaacacacacacatactcattaATGAAATGTATCTCAAACAAatccctaaaaccaagtcttaaacATCTTAAACTATTACTTTACACAATGTCGTTGATTTTATCCAAACTAACACATGAAATCAATAAAGAGCAATTAAGCTATTTCCTGGAGTTTGTAGACGTGTTTTATTTAACTTAAGTTCTAGTTCCCATTTTACTTTGACATGAGATTTGCAGTATTGTCTTTATGAGCCTGTCAATACAGATTTAGTCTCAGTTCATCAATCACTGTTTAGCCCTCATTGGGTAAAAATAACTGACATGTCTCTGCTCTCATCTTCTTCCAGTGTTTCACGGAGGACTCTGATGAGTTGTGGATGCGTCACTGTGCACGGGACTTCAAGCGAGCGTCTCCACAGGAGTACGAGTCGTGGAGGGAGATGTACCTGAGGCTGCACGACGAGCGCGAGGAGCGACTGAGGAGGCTCACCCAGAACATCACGTCTGCACACGCCAACAAGCCCAAAGGTGGGAGAAGTTCTAACTGATGCTTAGATTCGAGAGTTCTCCTTCCCTGTAGAATATGTGAATACTGTAGCTTTTTTGTGTTGGATATACATTGGGGACATAGTCTGAATCACCTTTTCAGGGGAGAGTCAAGAGGCTTCACGctttaaacaaaatgaaatgtcttGATTTCATAAACAAGGATTGTGGTACAGAGCAAACATAAGGAATATTGTAAAAGATTAAATCTATATTTACTctggtgtttgttgtgttctaattgtgtgtgttgtgtttttcttctggcAGGACGGCAGGTAAAGATGGCGTTTGTAAATTCCGTCGCCAAGCCACCTCGTGACGTTCGCCGCCGACAGGAGCGGTTCGGCACGACCAGCGGTTCGTCAGCTGCCTCCACCGCAGCGTCAGCTCCCATCAAGTCAGTGTTCTAAACGTTACATCATCATGATGACTTAATAAATAACTGATTCGTCATTTGTCATCAGTTACAGCTTCTTAAATGTGCGGATTTGCTCCAGATTCTGTTTTGATTCAGTTAATCAGTTATTTTCGGTAGAGCAGGACTTTGATGCgtttagtttattttaattcaccacacatcctctcctcttcctgtttatcAGAATAAGGCCGGCTACCATAAACTACGCTGGTGAAACCAGTCGCGCGTCTTTATCCGAAAACAACCCTTCGCCCAGCTCGTCCCGCTCCTCCGCACCAAGTggaggagcgggaggaggaggagggggagggggcagCGGTGCCGGGGGAGGAGCAGCGGGACCTGTCGCCCGGGACAAGCCACAGGTCAAAAGTAAGTTTGTGTTAAAGGTTCTGTTATAGATAATAAAAAAGATTTCTATGATATCGGCTCCTTTTTAAATCTAATAAATCGTCTATTCTTGTTTCCCCCCTCTCAGAAATCGCCCCCATGATGGCCAAAACTATCAAAGCGTTCAAGAACAGATTCTCCCGCCGATAGACAGAGACTGTGAATGTATTTTATGAATTCCATCTCTGTTTTAATTTAAGTTTAGAAAGATTTTACTGGAGACCCCTTCATccctacacacacgcacacacacacacacacacacagagacacacacacccttaccCACCAAACACAACATATGTGAACTTTACAGTATTGGTGGAAAAATGATTATTTAATCCAAGCAGTGGCGTCTGTTTGGGGTTTTTAAACAAGTATTTGAAATGTGAACGGTGGGACGACTGTGCTGAGGATATTAAGGAAATCAAGAGAAACTAGTTGCCAACTTTTTACAGGACGcaaaaggacacaaacacaaagtctgttactttttcttatttttttaaaggaacagtttgacatttgggGAAATACACTTATTCACTTTCTTGCTGGGATTTAGACGAGAAGTAGATCGATGTCAGTCTCTGGTTTTTAAGATGAATATGAAGCAGCAGCATAAAGACTGAAATCAGGGTGAAACAGCTAATCCGGCTCTTTTCTATGATAGAAAATGATCTACCACCACCTTAAGCTGGtagattttattggtgttattcagtttttaaaagatttatttaagcagttatatttatatatcttttaAATTTCTGGGTACAAGTCACCAGAAACTAAAGAAAACTATGAAGTATCTAAATGTTCTCTAGGAGCCTACGCCATATCGGCCCCCATAATCCAGTCTGCTCCAAAATTTTATAGATTCTTCCTTGTTCCATGTTCCACTCTTCTaccaagtttcaataaaatcggttttgtagtttttgcaaaatcctgctgacaaacaaaagtGAAAACTTAAACTTAGAATCCACAGAAGCAGCCGCTTACATGAAACAACATCCACTCGACAGCGCCCTCTATAGTCACACTTTATTATGGTCACTCAATATGTTCTTAGCATATTACCCTTCCACCACCAAGGATAGTTTAtttacactttgtttttgtgtcaacTGGTGAGGGTCAGAAGTGCTGATTCTGTAAAAGCTGTTTCTCCTCATTTCAGgcatttatgctaagctaagctaaccggcTGCTGCGTTTAGCTTCATGTTTACTGGACGGACATGAGAGGCATCAAACTTCTCGTCTTACTCTCGACAAGAAAGTGAAATAGCACATGTCAAACTTTTATTGGGTTCGGAAGGTTGGAACCTGACGgccggggtctttctgtgtggagtttgcatgttctcctcgtgtctgtgtgggttttctcagtCCAAAGACACGTAGGTCCAATTGAAGACACTAAATTTCCCGTAGGAGCGAATGTTAgcgtgaatgttttttttttgtcttgacaTGTCGGCCATGGCAATCTGTCC
It encodes:
- the eloa gene encoding elongin-A, with the protein product MAEELLEAVDRLQSRLQENQEPRKLLKTLKRLGELPMTVDILVETGVGKAVNSFRKHEIAGEVAKGLIAKWKKLVPQSADRPNSHAIEASRPHPHSRGPEAGDGGVHRRTREPSPEEEPSYMEEEEAEEEEERGYHTNYSPSPPQHRQYSPPQRGGYQSDEYESPEPEPEREPEPEPEPEPEPSPPHKEVRHAKPYRDPSKNHHHGDRSRERDEERRQRHTETSSNRGGGGDDDDEDEEKKRGADRERRQSPVQKPAKQRKSTTHESKREEKKKGGDEGRPRAPKESLSKEVEEDFESPTMSFESFLTYDAPMAVKKKKKPSSSSSHSRPSHSSSSSSSSHRTRAPPPPATSSSSTSSSKASKANGAQSKKRSHSSSSSSAAAPTPEKRKRMVEAVPTLPEIPLPAIQPNYRPLPSLDITPLSPQRRKVPVLNEEEDSGFTGKRFNSKMVVYSGSKTAYLPKMMTLYEQCIRVLQNNIDSIDEVGGVPYDILEPVLERCTPEQLYRIEQSNQCFTEDSDELWMRHCARDFKRASPQEYESWREMYLRLHDEREERLRRLTQNITSAHANKPKGRQVKMAFVNSVAKPPRDVRRRQERFGTTSGSSAASTAASAPIKIRPATINYAGETSRASLSENNPSPSSSRSSAPSGGAGGGGGGGGSGAGGGAAGPVARDKPQVKKIAPMMAKTIKAFKNRFSRR